One window of the Tachypleus tridentatus isolate NWPU-2018 chromosome 10, ASM421037v1, whole genome shotgun sequence genome contains the following:
- the LOC143228625 gene encoding protein mab-21-like 2 produces the protein MEMLVPSDMIAAQSRLFYQLNKFYGDRVQARKTAIAKTVSDVFKVVQDVLREVEVQEPRFISSLNERNGRFDGLEVLSPTEFEVILYLNQMGVFNFVDDGSLPGCAVLKLSDGRKRSMSLWVEFITASGYLSARKIRSRFQTLVAQACDKSSYRDVVKVVADTTEVRLRIRERYVVQITPSFRCSGLWPRSAAHWPITHNPWPNPNLVAEVKAGGFDLLSKNCVSLQGKQSSVERDAWVLNFREAEDSLLVGGCRKKCLSILKTMRDRHLDLPGNPVTSYHLKTLLLYECEKHPREIEWDDACLGDRLNGILLQMTSCLQCRRCPHYFLPQLDLFKGKSTSSLENAAKQCWRLTRELLTSQRSLEKL, from the coding sequence ATGGAAATGTTGGTGCCGTCGGATATGATAGCCGCGCAATCGAGGCTGTTCTACCAACTGAACAAGTTTTATGGAGACAGGGTCCAAGCTCGGAAAACAGCCATCGCCAAGACGGTCAGCGACGTCTTTAAGGTGGTTCAAGATGTCCTGAGGGAGGTAGAGGTACAGGAACCCAGGTTTATCTCCTCGCTTAACGAACGTAACGGCAGGTTCGACGGCTTGGAGGTGCTCTCGCCGACCGAGTTCGAGGTGATTCTTTACCTCAACCAAATGGGGGTGTTCAACTTCGTAGACGACGGATCTTTGCCTGGATGCGCCGTCTTGAAGCTCAGTGACGGCCGGAAGCGTTCCATGTCGCTCTGGGTTGAATTCATCACGGCATCGGGTTATCTGTCGGCGCGCAAGATTCGTAGCCGTTTCCAGACACTCGTGGCTCAAGCGTGCGACAAGAGTAGCTACAGAGACGTGGTCAAGGTGGTGGCCGATACCACCGAGGTCAGGCTGAGGATCCGCGAGCGATACGTTGTTCAGATCACGCCCTCGTTCCGCTGCAGCGGACTCTGGCCGCGATCGGCTGCCCACTGGCCAATCACTCACAATCCTTGGCCAAATCCCAACCTGGTAGCCGAAGTGAAAGCGGGGGGTTTCGATCTTTTGTCCAAAAACTGTGTCTCACTACAGGGGAAACAGTCTTCAGTGGAAAGAGACGCGTGGGTGTTGAACTTCCGGGAAGCAGAGGACAGCCTGTTAGTGGGGGGCTGTCGGAAGAAGTGCCTCAGTATCTTAAAGACGATGAGGGACCGACACCTGGATCTGCCGGGCAACCCCGTCACGAGCTACCATCTCAAGACCCTGCTACTGTACGAGTGTGAGAAACACCCCAGGGAGATAGAGTGGGACGACGCCTGTCTGGGTGACCGGCTTAACGGTATTCTGTTACAGATGACCTCGTGTCTGCAATGTCGCCGCTGTCCACACTACTTTCTTCCCCAGCTGGACCTTTTTAAAGGGAAATCTACCAGTTCCCTCGAGAACGCAGCCAAACAGTGCTGGCGCCTGACGCGTGAGCTGTTGACCAGCCAACGTTCATTAGAGAAACTGTGA